In one window of candidate division KSB1 bacterium DNA:
- a CDS encoding PASTA domain-containing protein, producing the protein MIPLKDLDWNRIAKAIGKIFIGLLLFYLIIDKIVMPLYTRHGQSITVPDLTNLFYEDARELLDRLDLKIVEEAKKFDSKSEFPIGTIMSQNPRPGATVKKGRRIYVIVSKGEPTVTMPRLIGESERNAIFMLENLDLTVGKIYYEPSDSSNYLLVGKVVAQSIPAGSEVKIGTTVNFTVISNAELVVVPDLVGMNLTDAQRVIANNGLSVGEIFYEEKSDLLPETVIDQFPRAKEQVPRGELVRLWVSSLPGRD; encoded by the coding sequence ATGATACCTTTGAAAGACTTGGACTGGAATCGTATCGCTAAGGCAATCGGAAAGATTTTTATCGGATTGCTCCTGTTCTATTTGATTATTGATAAAATCGTGATGCCGTTGTATACCCGTCATGGCCAATCGATCACGGTCCCAGATCTGACCAATCTATTCTATGAAGATGCGCGCGAATTATTAGATCGCCTCGATCTTAAAATCGTCGAAGAGGCGAAGAAGTTCGATTCCAAAAGCGAGTTCCCCATTGGGACGATTATGTCTCAAAATCCGAGGCCTGGGGCGACGGTGAAAAAAGGCCGTCGGATTTATGTGATCGTCAGCAAAGGGGAGCCAACTGTTACGATGCCGCGCCTGATCGGAGAATCAGAGCGAAATGCTATTTTCATGCTCGAAAATCTCGATCTGACTGTTGGTAAGATTTATTATGAGCCGTCGGATAGCAGCAATTATTTATTGGTGGGAAAAGTGGTTGCTCAAAGCATTCCGGCTGGCAGCGAAGTCAAGATCGGCACCACAGTAAATTTCACGGTTATATCGAACGCCGAACTGGTGGTGGTTCCTGATTTGGTGGGGATGAATTTGACTGATGCGCAACGGGTTATTGCCAATAACGGCCTGAGCGTCGGCGAAATTTTTTACGAGGAAAAATCGGATCTACTCCCAGAGACCGTGATCGATCAATTTCCTCGGGCAAAAGAGCAGGTGCCACGCGGCGAATTGGTTCGGCTGTGGGTGAGTAGCCTGCCTGGCCGCGACTGA
- a CDS encoding type III pantothenate kinase: MLVTIDIGNTNVVVGIYEGTQLKAHWRLSSQTGRTSDECWIMLSAMLRASGIQPDRLTGAAISSVVPNLTPVFTRLLEQHLNLKPVEVSSELPLKLKILYDDPRSVGADRICNAVAGYHFFGGPLVVLDFGTATTFDVVSKNNEYLGGIIAPGIELTASVLHQRAARLPKVELKFPPSVIGTTTETSIQSGLMFGTVELINGLIDRIERQLGNPVRTIATGGLATVVAPYTHKIERVEPFLTLDGLRLIYEQVSS, from the coding sequence ATGCTGGTAACGATTGATATCGGCAACACTAATGTGGTAGTCGGCATATATGAAGGGACGCAGTTGAAGGCGCATTGGCGGTTGTCCAGCCAGACAGGGCGTACCAGCGATGAGTGCTGGATCATGCTCTCGGCGATGCTGCGCGCAAGCGGCATCCAACCTGATCGATTAACTGGGGCTGCCATTTCTTCCGTCGTCCCCAACCTGACGCCAGTGTTCACCAGATTGCTGGAGCAACATCTGAATTTGAAGCCAGTTGAAGTGAGCTCTGAATTACCTTTGAAATTGAAGATCTTGTATGATGACCCCCGATCCGTTGGCGCCGATCGGATTTGTAATGCCGTCGCTGGCTATCATTTCTTCGGCGGCCCTTTGGTGGTCCTCGATTTTGGCACTGCCACCACCTTTGATGTCGTTTCGAAAAATAACGAATATTTGGGCGGGATCATCGCCCCAGGCATTGAGCTAACCGCTTCGGTGTTGCATCAACGAGCCGCTCGCCTGCCTAAAGTAGAATTGAAATTCCCTCCGTCCGTGATCGGCACAACCACCGAGACCAGCATCCAGTCCGGCTTAATGTTCGGCACGGTCGAATTGATCAATGGGTTGATCGACCGGATCGAGCGACAGCTTGGCAATCCTGTCCGCACGATTGCCACCGGCGGTCTCGCCACTGTTGTAGCTCCCTATACTCATAAAATCGAACGCGTCGAACCGTTTCTCACCCTCGATGGCTTGCGTTTGATTTATGAGCAAGTGAGTAGTTAA
- a CDS encoding cold shock domain-containing protein, translating into MHRGVVKWFDDVKGFGYIQSETGEDVFVHFTDIIQDKGFRTLSPGTNVEFEIFWGEKGPKAMNVVKK; encoded by the coding sequence ATGCATCGCGGCGTGGTGAAGTGGTTTGATGATGTGAAAGGTTTCGGGTACATTCAAAGCGAAACCGGAGAGGATGTTTTTGTGCATTTCACCGACATTATTCAGGATAAGGGTTTTAGGACATTATCACCGGGGACGAATGTCGAGTTCGAGATATTCTGGGGGGAGAAAGGCCCCAAAGCAATGAATGTCGTGAAAAAATGA
- the rpe gene encoding ribulose-phosphate 3-epimerase, which yields MVIIAPSILAADFGRLPEQLALVKDAGAKWIHIDVMDGHFVPNLTFGPMIVAAVRRMTDLFLDVHLMVEEPDFLIPAFREAGADMITVHIEAVNHIHRSVQLIKNTGALAGVSLNPGTSPCQIEAILPEVHLILVMTVNPGFGGQEFIPATLPIISRIARMIKELDRNIYLEVDGGISPKTAPLVVRAGANVLVAGTAIFQQPNIIDAVRQLQAAVPRKDELII from the coding sequence ATGGTCATTATTGCTCCTTCGATATTGGCGGCTGATTTCGGCCGATTGCCAGAGCAACTCGCCTTAGTGAAAGACGCTGGGGCGAAATGGATCCATATCGATGTCATGGACGGCCATTTCGTGCCTAACCTGACATTCGGCCCAATGATAGTCGCAGCGGTCCGGCGCATGACCGATTTGTTTTTAGATGTGCATCTGATGGTCGAAGAACCAGATTTTCTGATCCCCGCATTTCGTGAGGCGGGTGCGGACATGATCACGGTCCATATCGAGGCTGTAAACCATATTCATCGCAGTGTGCAGCTTATCAAAAACACTGGCGCATTGGCTGGGGTGTCATTGAATCCAGGCACTAGCCCTTGTCAGATCGAAGCGATCCTGCCTGAGGTGCATTTGATTCTGGTCATGACTGTCAATCCCGGATTCGGGGGACAGGAATTTATCCCTGCGACCCTCCCCATCATTTCTCGGATCGCCCGAATGATCAAGGAGCTGGACCGAAATATTTACCTCGAAGTGGATGGAGGGATTTCTCCAAAAACTGCGCCATTGGTGGTGCGTGCTGGGGCCAATGTGTTGGTAGCTGGAACCGCCATTTTCCAGCAGCCCAATATCATCGATGCTGTGAGACAATTACAAGCCGCAGTTCCCAGAAAGGATGAGCTGATCATTTGA
- a CDS encoding biotin--[acetyl-CoA-carboxylase] ligase: MTAVLVDSLIILRKQDLDQVGAERAMKDKAGFDLLSEDKLKSVIKTELFAKKIYSFWSIGSTNEFAHNRAIQGEPEGTLVIAEQQVRGRGRKNRRWESPFNKGLWFSVVLRPNIVSDQVGLIPFLAGVAVAEGIENFTGLKPEVKWPNDLLLNGKKICGILSEAEFQNGKIRFIILGIGINVHHKPHEFPEEFRDRATSLRAESNLRIDRSELLAEILLQLEKNYQTMQHQGFAPIISNWKKRCPHLGKQVTIIQDDERLEGIFEDLNEQGCLMLRTRDGELKKIVTGDLLF, translated from the coding sequence ATGACCGCAGTTTTGGTCGATTCATTAATCATTTTAAGAAAGCAGGACCTGGATCAAGTGGGAGCAGAGCGAGCCATGAAGGATAAAGCGGGTTTCGATCTTTTATCTGAAGATAAATTGAAATCGGTGATAAAAACTGAGCTGTTTGCAAAGAAGATCTACTCGTTCTGGAGTATCGGTTCGACCAACGAGTTCGCTCACAATCGAGCAATCCAGGGGGAGCCGGAGGGGACTTTGGTCATTGCTGAGCAACAGGTTCGGGGACGAGGACGAAAAAATCGGCGTTGGGAGTCACCGTTCAACAAAGGACTGTGGTTTTCTGTCGTCTTGCGGCCCAACATCGTTTCTGATCAGGTCGGGTTAATCCCGTTTCTTGCAGGGGTTGCCGTTGCAGAGGGGATCGAAAATTTCACTGGCCTAAAGCCAGAAGTGAAATGGCCCAACGATCTATTGCTCAATGGCAAAAAGATCTGTGGCATTCTCTCTGAGGCTGAGTTCCAAAATGGCAAAATTCGCTTTATTATCCTTGGGATCGGCATCAATGTCCATCATAAACCACACGAGTTCCCTGAGGAGTTCCGTGATCGGGCGACATCGTTGCGGGCAGAATCGAATTTGCGAATTGACCGCTCCGAGCTATTGGCCGAAATCCTACTTCAGCTCGAAAAAAATTATCAAACCATGCAACATCAGGGCTTTGCGCCCATCATTTCCAATTGGAAAAAACGCTGTCCGCATTTAGGGAAACAGGTCACCATCATCCAGGACGATGAACGGCTTGAGGGCATTTTCGAAGATCTGAATGAACAGGGCTGTCTTATGTTGCGGACCAGGGATGGTGAGCTGAAGAAAATTGTCACGGGAGACTTGCTATTTTAG
- the xerD gene encoding site-specific tyrosine recombinase XerD — translation MDQQLDDFITFLTVERNLAANTISAYASDLVKYIDFLSRRGIERLNDVKPADVVAYITQLHNGDLSTFTIARNLSALRMFHRFLVTENLTDSDPTDSMSSPRLAKRLPQVLDQAEVARLIEQADTSTVLGLRDRALLEFAYATGVRVSELISVKLHDLMLDDQLVQVVGKGSRVRLIPIGEQAIAAVMHYLQGSRPMLLKNENESTLFLNQRGKGLTRMGFWKILRKYVLQAGITRPVSPHTLRHSFATHLIEGGADLRAVQEMLGHVNIATTQIYMHLDREYLKEVHRTFHPREKEYYAARQKQRHAQ, via the coding sequence ATGGATCAACAGCTTGATGATTTTATCACCTTTTTGACGGTGGAGCGCAATTTGGCAGCGAACACCATCTCGGCTTATGCTTCAGACCTGGTCAAATACATCGACTTTCTCTCGAGGCGTGGGATCGAGCGGCTAAATGATGTCAAGCCTGCAGATGTTGTCGCTTACATCACCCAGCTCCACAACGGCGATCTTTCGACGTTCACGATCGCGCGCAATCTATCGGCGCTACGGATGTTCCATCGCTTCTTGGTCACCGAGAATCTCACCGATAGCGATCCAACTGATTCGATGAGTTCGCCTCGGTTGGCTAAGCGGCTGCCTCAGGTTTTGGATCAGGCCGAAGTTGCGCGGCTGATCGAGCAAGCAGACACGTCCACTGTGCTGGGACTCCGCGACCGAGCACTATTGGAATTTGCTTATGCCACGGGCGTGCGGGTTTCAGAGCTGATCTCGGTCAAGTTGCATGATCTGATGCTGGATGATCAACTGGTTCAAGTGGTCGGCAAGGGGAGCCGAGTTCGATTGATCCCCATTGGCGAACAGGCCATTGCCGCTGTAATGCATTATCTCCAAGGCAGTCGACCGATGCTGCTCAAAAACGAGAACGAGAGCACGTTGTTTCTTAACCAGCGAGGTAAGGGACTTACCCGAATGGGCTTCTGGAAAATTCTAAGGAAATATGTGCTCCAGGCGGGCATTACTCGGCCAGTCTCGCCCCATACACTAAGACATTCGTTCGCGACACATCTAATCGAAGGCGGTGCCGATCTCCGAGCGGTTCAGGAAATGTTGGGACATGTGAATATTGCCACCACCCAAATATACATGCATCTTGATCGCGAATATCTGAAGGAGGTGCATCGAACCTTTCATCCGCGCGAAAAGGAATATTATGCCGCGCGTCAAAAGCAGCGACATGCGCAGTGA